A DNA window from Zingiber officinale cultivar Zhangliang chromosome 3A, Zo_v1.1, whole genome shotgun sequence contains the following coding sequences:
- the LOC122051170 gene encoding uncharacterized protein LOC122051170 isoform X1 yields the protein MPFSSFHSFPIFIRIHNFLPLFSSPSLSLPSFLSSPHFSSSPSLPFSLNAHCILKMEKDSSFSRGSEMSLLEQFEGILEGDKLIDEIGFLGPSQFASLDQDLSEIINWQSPLMCYLICTLLLACIYENSDHLLEDEILKHTKALLILSCNFSSAWNDRWIQDSRDQYTKERLDSVIDQYTKRLDSVTTVLF from the exons ATGCCTTTTTCCTCCTTCCATTCTTTCCCTATTTTCATCCGAATACACAActttctccctctcttttcctctccctccctctcccttccctcctttctctcctcccctcatttctcttcttccccttctcttcCTTTCTCCCTGAATGCACACTGT ATACTgaaaatggaaaaggattcaagttTCTCACGAGGAAGTGAAATGTCTCTACTGGAGCAATTTGAAGGTATATTGGAAGGAGATAAACTCAT TGATGAAATAGGTTTCTTGGGCCCATCTCAGTTTGCTTCACTAGATCAGGATTTAAGTG AAATAATAAATTGGCAATCTCCACTGATGTGCTATCTCATTTGTACATTGCTGCTCGCATGCATATAT GAAAACTCTGATCACCTTCTTGAAGATGAAATTCTAAAACACACGAAGGCCTTACTGATTTTAAGCTGCAACTTCAGCAGTGCTTGGAATGACAG GTGGATACAGGACAGTCGAGATCAATACACTAAGGAGCGTCTGGATTCAGTAATTGATCAGTACACTAAGCGTCTGGATTCAGTAACTACTGTACTATTTTga
- the LOC122051170 gene encoding uncharacterized protein LOC122051170 isoform X2, translating into MPFSSFHSFPIFIRIHNFLPLFSSPSLSLPSFLSSPHFSSSPSLPFSLNAHCILKMEKDSSFSRGSEMSLLEQFEGILEGDKLIASAQENSDHLLEDEILKHTKALLILSCNFSSAWNDRWIQDSRDQYTKERLDSVIDQYTKRLDSVTTVLF; encoded by the exons ATGCCTTTTTCCTCCTTCCATTCTTTCCCTATTTTCATCCGAATACACAActttctccctctcttttcctctccctccctctcccttccctcctttctctcctcccctcatttctcttcttccccttctcttcCTTTCTCCCTGAATGCACACTGT ATACTgaaaatggaaaaggattcaagttTCTCACGAGGAAGTGAAATGTCTCTACTGGAGCAATTTGAAGGTATATTGGAAGGAGATAAACTCAT TGCATCTGCTCAGGAAAACTCTGATCACCTTCTTGAAGATGAAATTCTAAAACACACGAAGGCCTTACTGATTTTAAGCTGCAACTTCAGCAGTGCTTGGAATGACAG GTGGATACAGGACAGTCGAGATCAATACACTAAGGAGCGTCTGGATTCAGTAATTGATCAGTACACTAAGCGTCTGGATTCAGTAACTACTGTACTATTTTga